Sequence from the Bacillus spongiae genome:
CTTTTGGTAAATTTGTCGGTAGCCCCTGTCTATCTTGTAGTAACTAGCTTCGCTTGTTATGCGGGGTCTCTGCCCCAACCAGCCTCAAACATGTTTCTACAAGTAGGGGGTGGGCAGTATAGTCGACGGGATCAAGTCCCACGGGCGCTCACGTCCTACCCCGACTACCTAAAGAATAACCTATAAAAAATAGGTCAACCAGATATATAATAACTCCGGTTAACCTTATAATACGATCGGGTGCTTTTCTGTGAGGGGAAGCCCCTTTTTTGAATCGGGGATTTCTATTAATTGGTAACGAAGCTATTAATTCAACATTCAATGAGTGAGTTGGATGAAGAGTGAAGAATACTTTATAGAAAGTCAGTATACAGGGAAACACTTTCATGGAGAATGCTGGGAACCAATTTATGAATGTTACATTGAATTGATTGTGGAAGAAAGGAAGGATGGGAGTTGGGATGTGTTCTTAGATGGATTTTTAGATGATTATGAAGATAATCTTCTATTAAATAAATTGGAATACCAAGACACACCAACAGGAATGTTCCTTTTTAATGCAAAAGATCATTATGATGTAAAGTATAAATTGAAAGATTGGGTTGAGAACGTATTAAGTAGAGTGAGGAAAGCAAAGACCAAAGAATTAAAATAACTGTAGCCCTTGATTTAGCGAGAAAATATTTAGAAAGAGAAAACTAATTTGTTATTGGAAATTCCTCTTATACAGACATTTATGATATTTTCGATTCAAGTCATCGGCAAAAGGGCGCAATTCAGAGTATGAGTTGGGCTCTTTTTTTGTGGAAAGGGCCATATTCTTGAAGACTTGAATTTGAGATAATACATAATAATATTGTACTATATGCTAAAATGATAGAAAAATATTATTCGAGATTTTTAGAATGAACCATATGAAACTATTATAGGAGAGTCCCAAAATGAAAAAGAAAATGAACTATTTAATCTTACTTTTCACGATTATCTTTATGGTTGGTTGTACCAACGTAGAAGATGCATCCATTACAGATAAAGAAACAGATCCACAAGAAGTAACCAAAGTTAATACAAATAAGAATAGTGAAAAGGGCGAAGCTACCACTACGGTTGTTGATGAACCAGTAGTAGAGGAAACACCAAGCGAATCAAATGATGACCTGTTCTCAGGATACAAACTTATTGAAGTTGATGGTGGTGATTTGTCTGGGTATCGCGAATCTAACGTCGCTGTTGACATTGGTTATGGGGACCGTGAATATTGGGCATTTACTAATGAATACGGGCAACTGGTACGTATCATTGCAGACGAAATCATTTTACAAGATGGCCGTAACGAGCCTGTATTATCGTCTGGCAGATACTACTCTGATGAGGCAAAGGTTCCTGGTGTCGAAAGTGATGTCTTAGATGAAGGACATATTATTGCTGATTCTCTCGGAGGGGTATCGAACGCTTATAATATTACTCCACAAGATAGTAATCTCAACCGATTTGGTGATCAAGCTTATATGGAAGACGGGATCCGTAGTGCAGGTGGAGCCACTAATTTTGAAGCTATTATTACATATCCGAATACGGAAACACAGATTCCTTCAAGTTATCAGTATACCTATACTTTAATGGGTAACGAAATTGTTGATACATTTGACAATGTGAATCCTGATGAAGTAATCCAATCAGATAGTGAGCCTTCCGATTCAACGAGTTCAAACCCAAACGGTGATATTTCTAGCGTTGATACTAACGGTAATGGACAGGTGACAATTAAAGAAGCAAAAGCAGCTGGTTTCAGTATGCCAATAATGAGTGATCATTGGTTATACCCCTACATGCGAGATAATGATGGAGATGGGATGGTTGGAGAGTAAACTGTAGATTTGAAATAAAGTCACGATGTTTATAAAAAAGATACGACGCTTTACCCTTTGGATATAGATCCAAAGGGATTTTTATAATTAGAGATAGAAAATCTGAACGACAATATAGTTATACCAGAAAAGGGCCAGATTCTTGAAGACTTGAATTCGAGATAAATGCGAAATCTATTTGAATGATGTTGGTGGTTCGTAGTGAAGTTTAGTCTTCTAGTAATTTTACGGGGTTATGGAAAACTGAGGGGAAAGTGCTCAATCCATATTTTGATTTTCATTTCCATTTAGCTTAAGTTCATTTGAAAAAGAACCTTTTAGGCTTAACCGTCATTCCTCCGTTCTGTAAATTTGAAAGAATACGCTATAGAAGAGATTAGTGGTGCAATCACTATTATAAAACTTTCATATATTAATAATGGGACTACCTGAAAAATCCCATTCCTCCTTTCGAAAGTTACGTGGAACGAATACACGTAGCTTTTTTATGTCAATCTAGTTATTTGTACAGGCATTCTTTTTCTATTTACATAAAATAATAGGAGGAAAAATCAAGGAGAAAGGAGATGATCCTGATGGGACAACCTAACTTTCCAGATCCATTTAATGGATTACCTGATTTAGATAAAAACCAAACGCTTTTATTTCTTCTAGCCACCGTAGGACAAGAAGAGCTCGCTCTCGCGCACATTATGAACGCTGAAGGAGAGAAAATTCAAGCAGCTGTTATGGCTTTTGAAGATGATTGCTTAACGATCGAAGATTTGCTTGCAGTGAATGATAACGTAAACGAAACACTTAAACATGTTATTAAAAAGGAAATGTTGCTTCAATTCAAAGTAGAAAACGTGCTTGAATTATTTGAGACAGTAGACGATTGCTAGGAATGAACAGTCAAGACAATATCTAATTAGAAAGGAGGGAGAAAAATGACAATTTTTATTGTACCAGATGACTTTCCTACCGTTCAGGCTGTGATTGATAACGTTGTTCCTCCTATTCTTGTATCGGGAGATTCAATTGAAGTAAGAGCTGGGACATTTCCTTCATTTGTGCTACCGGATGAAGATCAAAATGGAGACCCTCTTGAACGTGTTCGAATCGCTGGTTGTGGAATCGGGAAAACTATCTTTTTTGGAGGAGCAAGTGATGGTGTTGTTATTGATGGGTCACCACAGACTTATTTAAAGGACTTTACCGTACAAAACTATAGTGGTAGCGGTGTCCTCCTTCAGATAGGACCGAACTTAAGTGGTGATAACTGTGTGATTCAAGATATCGAAGCGACATTCAACGGAATTGGATTTGATATTCAAACGAATGATAATACGCTTGTGAATAATTTTGCTACTTTTAATGTAGAAGTGGGTGGCGGTTTTGCAATTATGGGAGAAGATAACTGCTTATTCGAAAATTCAAGTAATGAAAATAGAAGAGGGTATTATGTGACAGGCACAAACAATCAACTGGTAGATAATATCGGGAAACAAAACGCTCAAGATGGGTTTTTATTAATAACGGGTGGAAGTAATACATTAGTTGGAAATTTAGCTCAAAAAAATAACATTGGGATAAATTGTCAAACAGATAATAATTTAATAAAAGAGAACCGATCTTGTAATAATATTAACCATGGTATTATTTTGGTTGGAGACGTAGGTTCTGAACCAAATGGGAATCGTGTTGATGGAAATATTGCTCGAGGAAACGGGTCTCCGTTGGGAGTTCTAATTGATTCAGGAATTTTTGTAATCGATGGTGCAGGTACTGTAAATCCGAATGCGATTACCTTTAATAAATTAAAGTTAAATGAAGACTTCAGCATTTTGGATGAAGCAGGTCTTGCAACGCCAAATATTTATAATGGTAATGTGTGTACAGATAACCCAAGTAGTCCACCTGAAGCGTGTGACCCGGGGATTAATTAATGTCGAAACCTTTTTGTATCTAGCATCATGAAAATTTATTGAAGGGGGGAGGTAAAAAAATTATGGTTTTACGAATTGTACCTACAGTTGCTTTTCCAACGGTTCAGGATGCTATTGACGCATCAAGCTCCGGGGACAGCATCAAAATTTTAACTGGAAAATTTGATGGGTTTGAAGTCACAATTGATAATTTAAAAATCTTCGGTTGTGGAATTGGTCGGACAATTATTGAGGGTGCTCCTGCACAAGGTAGTAATAATGGTGTGGTTGTAAGTGGTGATAGAACGATACTACAAGGATTTACCGTTCAAGGGTTTGAAGATGATGGTATCGAAATATTTTCTGATAACAATGTAGTAAAAAATATTGAATCGAAGTTTAATTTGGGACCAACAGGTAGTGGGTTTGCAATAGTTACAAATAGTAATTTAATTGTTAACTGCATAGCCTCATTTAATAATAGGGGTTTTGACATTACAGGGCAACATAACTGCATCCAGAAAAATAATAGTTTTCAGAATTTAGATAGTGGGTATATCATTTTAAATAGAAATAACATTTTAAATAAAAACCTTGCAAAAAATAATGAAGTCGGTTTTTTGATAATTACAGATTTTAATAATTTATTTACGAATTCTGTTCTTAACAACAAATCTAATGGAATACAAT
This genomic interval carries:
- a CDS encoding DNA/RNA non-specific endonuclease; protein product: MKKKMNYLILLFTIIFMVGCTNVEDASITDKETDPQEVTKVNTNKNSEKGEATTTVVDEPVVEETPSESNDDLFSGYKLIEVDGGDLSGYRESNVAVDIGYGDREYWAFTNEYGQLVRIIADEIILQDGRNEPVLSSGRYYSDEAKVPGVESDVLDEGHIIADSLGGVSNAYNITPQDSNLNRFGDQAYMEDGIRSAGGATNFEAIITYPNTETQIPSSYQYTYTLMGNEIVDTFDNVNPDEVIQSDSEPSDSTSSNPNGDISSVDTNGNGQVTIKEAKAAGFSMPIMSDHWLYPYMRDNDGDGMVGE
- a CDS encoding NosD domain-containing protein, whose protein sequence is MTIFIVPDDFPTVQAVIDNVVPPILVSGDSIEVRAGTFPSFVLPDEDQNGDPLERVRIAGCGIGKTIFFGGASDGVVIDGSPQTYLKDFTVQNYSGSGVLLQIGPNLSGDNCVIQDIEATFNGIGFDIQTNDNTLVNNFATFNVEVGGGFAIMGEDNCLFENSSNENRRGYYVTGTNNQLVDNIGKQNAQDGFLLITGGSNTLVGNLAQKNNIGINCQTDNNLIKENRSCNNINHGIILVGDVGSEPNGNRVDGNIARGNGSPLGVLIDSGIFVIDGAGTVNPNAITFNKLKLNEDFSILDEAGLATPNIYNGNVCTDNPSSPPEACDPGIN
- a CDS encoding NosD domain-containing protein, which translates into the protein MVLRIVPTVAFPTVQDAIDASSSGDSIKILTGKFDGFEVTIDNLKIFGCGIGRTIIEGAPAQGSNNGVVVSGDRTILQGFTVQGFEDDGIEIFSDNNVVKNIESKFNLGPTGSGFAIVTNSNLIVNCIASFNNRGFDITGQHNCIQKNNSFQNLDSGYIILNRNNILNKNLAKNNEVGFLIITDFNNLFTNSVLNNKSNGIQLTTTADNNNIIVNILCNNEGNGIFLNGSPEQNVIDSNIVRNNGTANTNAGILIQNGAFDNTIRFNKARNNVEFDIEAEPGAEPPNNTFDGNKCGNSSPPGLCT